A single Cucumis melo cultivar AY chromosome 4, USDA_Cmelo_AY_1.0, whole genome shotgun sequence DNA region contains:
- the LOC103500340 gene encoding serine/threonine-protein kinase-like protein At3g51990, which yields MGYLSCRAESAISTLNSLTPSSSTNSSHKLEKPIKIQQFDYSDLEAATNGFSDQKLLGKGSHGYVYKAVLGGRLVAVKKSSRAQVVAPPPARPASLSSSMASCEITNEVDNEIEILSKIQSPRLVNLVGFTNDSKDRLLVVEFMSNGTLYDVIHSGSRPLYWGRRIRLALQTAKAIETLHASNPPVIHRDIKSANVLIDRNYNARLGDFGLAIQGYADDYRLRSTPPAGTMGYLDPCYVTPDNLSTKTDVFSFGILLLEIISGRKAIDVGYSPPSIVDWAVPLIKKGKLMAIYDPRIAPPKDPIVRKQLAVIAAKCVRSCRERRPSMKDVVVWLTGLSKLVPLHSWNGFNNPCLMVETVGRPVETRNLQSNLRCRSVEDGDLDVGDAKMSRRDIKNSRRVYSDLGISNNLMDLMACIEEESGFRDESNRVGSHSRFSNRFFSSRFVSGKNHELEAK from the coding sequence ATGGGTTACCTTTCTTGCCGAGCGGAATCTGCAATTTCGACTTTGAATTCGTTAACCCCATCGTCTTCTACCAATTCCTCGCATAAATTAGAGAAACCCATTAAGATCCAACAGTTTGATTACAGTGATCTTGAGGCCGCCACTAATGGGTTCTCTGATCAGAAGCTTTTAGGCAAAGGTAGCCATGGATATGTGTATAAAGCTGTTCTTGGTGGTCGTCTTGTGGCGGTGAAAAAATCCTCTCGAGCTCAGGTTGTTGCTCCTCCTCCTGCTCGTCCTGCTTCGTTGTCGTCTTCAATGGCTTCTTGTGAAATTACCAATGAAGTGGACAATGAGATCgagattttgtccaaaatccAGAGCCCCAGATTGGTTAATTTGGTGGGTTTTACAAATGATTCCAAGGATAGGCTTCTGGTGGTTGAATTTATGAGCAATGGTACGCTTTATGATGTGATTCATTCGGGTTCGAGACCTCTTTATTGGGGTCGAAGGATTCGATTAGCTTTACAAACTGCTAAGGCTATTGAAACTCTCCATGCTTCAAATCCCCCTGTAATTCATAGAGATATCAAGTCTGCTAATGTGTTAATTGACAGGAATTACAATGCTAGATTGGGGGATTTCGGGCTGGCAATTCAGGGGTACGCTGATGATTATCGACTCCGGTCGACGCCCCCGGCAGGAACCATGGGGTACCTTGATCCTTGCTATGTGACCCCTGATAATTTAAGTACTAAAACTGATGTGTTTAGCTTTGGAATTTTGTTATTGGAGATTATCAGTGGAAGGAAAGCTATAGATGTTGGATATTCCCCTCCTTCCATTGTTGATTGGGCTGTTCCTCTCATTAAGAAAGGGAAATTAATGGCCATTTATGATCCTAGAATTGCTCCTCCTAAAGACCCTATTGTTAGAAAACAATTGGCTGTGATTGCTGCTAAATGCGTGAGGTCTTGTAGAGAGAGGAGACCTTCTATGAAAGATGTGGTTGTTTGGCTTACTGGGTTGAGCAAACTGGTTCCTCTGCATTCATGGAATGGCTTTAACAATCCATGTTTGATGGTGGAGACTGTAGGAAGACCAGTCGAAACGAGGAATTTGCAATCAAATTTGAGATGTCGTAGTGTAGAGGATGGGGATTTGGATGTGGGTGATGCAAAAATGTCACGGCGAGACATTAAGAACTCAAGGAGAGTTTACTCTGATTTGGGGATCAGTAACAACTTGATGGATCTCATGGCTTGTATTGAGGAGGAATCTGGGTTTCGAGACGAGTCTAACCGTGTCGGGTCTCATTCGAGATTCTCGAACCGTTTCTTTAGTTCTAGATTTGTTAGTGGAAAGAATCATGAATTGGAGGCCAAATGA